A DNA window from Acidobacteriota bacterium contains the following coding sequences:
- a CDS encoding PD40 domain-containing protein translates to MPARTLRALLFLVFLISPVTARAAATNPPDGFYRYPSIAKGVIVFASEGDLWKVPAAGGSAQRLTAYEGEEKFPHISPDGRLIAFTAQYDGNDDVYVISADGGEPVRLTYHPAQDVVIGWTADGKVLFRSRRDTPHNDNRVYKISPEGGIPEMIPLEPAAWISWEPGGKRLAFEKMGLEFHNWKRYKGGQAEQILVGTLDPLSFKEATTYDGKDAYPMWAGDGRIYFVTDRWGRPNLASMKPDGSDIKRHTTFDDYDVRWPAMGDGMIVYQHRMDLWVLDLATGKNEQVPIALPSDRLQVHERFVDPMENLQSFTTAADGERLAIESRGDVFVTRTHQKGLIRRITENSLARTRGPAFSPDGKSIAAWTEVDGEEQLLLHAADNGSAPKQLGTQEPGWHFPPIWSPDGKHLAWGDQKYRLNVADTTTGAVTIADTGESEISNYQWSPDSRYLAYDAAISNEYNQVRIWDSQTKKAYDVSDPFFNAFSATWDPKGKYLYLLSDRWFNPYLDRSEARFIAQKSTLPIVVALQSDGKLPFAARGDLDPPSDVKKDDEKKAAGKDEKADAKKDVPAEPIRIDFDGIMERTAEVPVRPGIFVGLHAVEGKLHWISFEPTGMTPWDPPAGDGDDEDDDPRAGSLMTYDITKAKLATLATGILGYDVSMNEKVLVYRTKGGFFRVEAGAMSAPKRDKDDPGAEDNRIALSGWTIRIDPRAEWKQMLHEAWRLQRDFFYDPNMHGVDWNGVWKQYGPLGDRLASRDDLEDILGEMIGELSVGHTYHAPGDLHRGRPVSTGLLAADLAYDAASGFWQIKKIYKGEYPDPIVSSPLARPDLNVKPGMWLVAVDGKPLVKGEDYLRRLANRAGQEVELSINDAAKLEGARRVIVKPVPGDTRIRYTTWVHENREYVDRMSHGQIGYFHLYDMGGYGLSEFARDFPPQWNKRGMIVDDRWNHGGFVAPMIIAHLDRKNFSVAGVRYSKFLTTTPDRAFHGYIDVLINRQGGSDCETLAQEAKDFGLGPVIGTRTWGGWIGIRGNKVFRDGGLTTQPEYGGWDPRGKGWQIEGHGVDPDVPLELSPDGFLDGKDEQLDYAIDDILKKIAKDPKDLPAAPPIIPRPLVPVKP, encoded by the coding sequence ATGCCGGCGAGAACTCTGCGCGCTCTTCTCTTCCTGGTGTTCCTCATCTCCCCTGTCACGGCCCGCGCCGCGGCCACCAACCCCCCCGACGGCTTCTACCGCTACCCGTCCATCGCGAAGGGAGTGATCGTCTTCGCGTCGGAGGGAGATCTGTGGAAGGTACCCGCGGCGGGAGGATCGGCGCAGCGTCTCACCGCGTACGAGGGGGAGGAGAAGTTCCCGCACATCTCGCCGGACGGCCGCCTCATCGCCTTCACCGCGCAGTACGACGGGAACGACGACGTCTACGTCATCTCCGCCGACGGCGGCGAGCCGGTGCGCCTCACCTACCACCCCGCGCAGGACGTCGTCATCGGCTGGACCGCCGACGGGAAGGTCCTCTTCCGCAGCCGCCGCGACACGCCGCACAACGACAACCGCGTCTACAAGATCTCACCGGAAGGCGGCATCCCGGAGATGATCCCCCTCGAGCCGGCGGCGTGGATCTCCTGGGAGCCGGGGGGCAAGCGCCTGGCGTTCGAGAAGATGGGGCTCGAGTTTCACAACTGGAAGCGGTACAAGGGGGGCCAGGCCGAGCAGATCCTCGTCGGGACGCTCGACCCTCTCTCCTTCAAGGAGGCGACGACCTACGACGGGAAGGACGCCTACCCGATGTGGGCGGGCGACGGCCGCATCTACTTCGTCACCGATCGCTGGGGGCGCCCGAACCTGGCCTCCATGAAGCCCGACGGCAGCGACATCAAGCGCCACACGACCTTCGACGACTACGACGTGCGCTGGCCGGCGATGGGCGACGGGATGATCGTCTACCAGCACAGGATGGATCTCTGGGTCCTCGACCTCGCCACGGGGAAGAACGAGCAGGTGCCGATCGCGCTGCCGAGCGATCGCCTCCAGGTCCACGAGCGGTTCGTCGATCCGATGGAGAACCTCCAGAGCTTCACGACCGCCGCGGACGGCGAGCGCCTCGCGATCGAAAGCCGCGGCGACGTCTTCGTGACGCGCACGCACCAGAAGGGTCTCATCCGCCGCATCACCGAGAACTCCCTCGCGCGGACGCGCGGCCCCGCCTTCTCCCCCGACGGCAAGTCGATCGCGGCGTGGACCGAGGTGGACGGCGAGGAGCAGCTCCTCCTCCACGCCGCCGACAACGGCTCGGCGCCGAAGCAGCTCGGGACGCAGGAGCCGGGATGGCACTTCCCGCCGATCTGGTCCCCCGACGGGAAGCATCTCGCGTGGGGCGACCAGAAGTACCGGCTCAACGTGGCGGACACGACGACCGGGGCCGTGACCATCGCCGACACCGGCGAGTCCGAGATCTCGAACTACCAGTGGTCCCCCGACAGCCGCTACCTCGCGTACGACGCCGCGATCTCGAACGAGTACAACCAGGTCCGCATCTGGGACAGCCAGACGAAGAAGGCGTACGACGTCAGCGATCCCTTCTTCAACGCCTTCTCCGCCACGTGGGACCCGAAGGGGAAATACCTCTACCTCCTCTCCGATCGCTGGTTCAACCCGTACCTCGATCGCAGCGAGGCCCGCTTCATCGCGCAGAAGTCGACGCTCCCGATCGTCGTCGCCCTGCAGTCCGACGGCAAGCTCCCCTTCGCCGCGCGCGGCGACTTGGATCCCCCGTCGGACGTCAAGAAGGACGACGAGAAGAAGGCGGCCGGAAAGGATGAGAAGGCCGACGCGAAGAAGGACGTGCCGGCCGAGCCGATCCGGATCGATTTCGACGGGATCATGGAGCGGACCGCCGAGGTCCCGGTGAGGCCCGGGATCTTCGTCGGGCTCCACGCGGTGGAGGGGAAGCTCCACTGGATCTCGTTCGAGCCCACCGGCATGACGCCGTGGGATCCGCCGGCAGGCGACGGGGACGACGAGGACGACGACCCGCGCGCGGGAAGCCTGATGACGTACGACATCACGAAGGCGAAGCTCGCGACGCTGGCGACGGGGATCCTCGGCTACGACGTCTCGATGAACGAAAAGGTCCTCGTCTACCGGACGAAGGGTGGCTTCTTCCGCGTCGAGGCGGGCGCGATGAGCGCCCCGAAGCGCGACAAGGATGACCCGGGGGCCGAGGACAACCGGATCGCCCTCTCCGGGTGGACGATCCGAATCGACCCGCGCGCCGAGTGGAAGCAGATGCTGCACGAAGCGTGGCGGCTCCAGCGCGACTTCTTCTACGACCCGAACATGCACGGCGTCGACTGGAACGGCGTCTGGAAGCAGTACGGCCCCCTGGGAGATCGTCTCGCGAGCCGCGACGATCTCGAGGACATCCTCGGCGAGATGATCGGCGAGCTCAGCGTCGGCCACACGTACCACGCTCCGGGCGATCTTCACCGCGGCCGGCCCGTCTCGACGGGTCTCCTCGCCGCCGATCTCGCGTACGACGCCGCGAGCGGCTTCTGGCAGATCAAGAAGATCTACAAGGGGGAGTACCCCGACCCGATCGTCTCGTCCCCGCTCGCCCGCCCCGACCTGAACGTGAAGCCCGGGATGTGGCTCGTCGCCGTTGACGGGAAGCCCCTCGTGAAGGGGGAGGACTACCTGCGCCGCCTCGCGAACCGCGCGGGGCAGGAGGTGGAGCTGTCCATCAACGACGCGGCGAAGCTCGAGGGGGCGCGGCGCGTCATCGTGAAGCCCGTCCCGGGCGACACGCGCATCCGGTACACGACGTGGGTCCACGAGAACCGCGAGTACGTCGACCGGATGAGCCACGGGCAGATCGGCTACTTCCACCTCTACGACATGGGAGGGTACGGGCTCTCGGAGTTCGCGCGCGATTTCCCGCCTCAGTGGAACAAGCGCGGGATGATCGTCGACGACCGGTGGAACCACGGCGGCTTCGTCGCGCCGATGATCATCGCCCACCTCGATCGCAAGAACTTCTCCGTCGCGGGAGTGCGCTACAGCAAGTTCCTCACGACGACCCCCGATCGCGCCTTCCACGGCTACATCGACGTCCTCATCAACCGGCAGGGGGGGTCCGACTGCGAGACGCTCGCGCAGGAGGCGAAGGACTTCGGGCTCGGCCCCGTCATCGGCACGCGCACGTGGGGCGGCTGGATCGGCATCCGCGGCAACAAGGTCTTCCGCGACGGCGGCCTGACGACGCAGCCGGAGTACGGCGGCTGGGATCCGCGCGGCAAGGGATGGCAGATCGAGGGGCACGGCGTCGACCCGGACGTCCCTCTGGAGCTGAGCCCCGACGGCTTCCTCGACGGGAAGGACGAGCAGCTCGACTACGCGATCGACGACATCCTGAAGAAGATCGCGAAGGACCCGAAGGATCTGCCGGCCGCCCCGCCGATCATCCCGCGGCCGCTCGTGCCGGTGAAGCCGTGA
- a CDS encoding AAA family ATPase, with protein sequence MERPAILAPAGRRLAPADARGIVDAMRPDSPHIVLICGPNGAGKSTLAPRLLTGALRVKEFVNADVVARGLSAFQPEEVSLAAGRIMLGRLRELARQRASFAFETTLASRSFAPWISRLKASGYAFHLLFLWLPDDDLAVSRVAGRARHGGHRVAEDVIRRRYRAGLSNFFTLYQPLASKWRVYDNSLAAGPRLIASGRGSAVRRVVDRRTWGRFREGATREAR encoded by the coding sequence TTGGAACGACCGGCGATTCTAGCACCGGCGGGCCGCCGTCTCGCGCCGGCGGATGCGCGTGGTATCGTTGACGCGATGCGTCCCGACAGCCCCCACATCGTCTTGATCTGCGGGCCCAATGGGGCCGGGAAGTCGACGCTGGCTCCCAGATTGTTGACAGGTGCCCTCCGCGTGAAGGAGTTCGTCAACGCGGATGTGGTGGCGCGCGGACTCTCGGCCTTTCAGCCGGAGGAGGTCTCTCTCGCCGCCGGACGCATCATGCTGGGACGTCTGCGCGAGTTGGCGCGGCAGCGTGCCAGCTTCGCGTTCGAGACGACGCTGGCGAGCCGATCGTTCGCACCGTGGATTTCACGCCTCAAGGCGAGCGGCTACGCGTTCCACCTGCTGTTCTTGTGGCTTCCGGATGACGACCTCGCGGTAAGCCGCGTGGCGGGTCGCGCGCGCCACGGGGGGCACCGCGTGGCCGAGGATGTCATCAGGCGGCGATACCGAGCGGGACTCTCGAACTTCTTCACGCTCTACCAGCCGCTGGCGTCGAAGTGGCGCGTCTACGATAATTCGCTGGCCGCAGGTCCCCGGCTCATTGCCAGCGGTCGGGGGTCAGCCGTCCGTAGAGTCGTCGATCGACGAACATGGGGGAGGTTTCGTGAGGGGGCCACGCGTGAAGCGAGATAA